Proteins encoded by one window of Anopheles maculipalpis chromosome 2RL, idAnoMacuDA_375_x, whole genome shotgun sequence:
- the LOC126567454 gene encoding EKC/KEOPS complex subunit LAGE3, translated as MSWRIQMVLYVRQADVLFLCVKVATTDDDPITAHSTAHIIHRQLYTVVPPFRYRSVSLLLLISLRQAFHNIIHFFSTLKIPFPTKREAEIAYHVLRVDSEPKRSFINKFLKLEENVLLLELTGEQAKNVRVGVTSFCELLILCCETLDQFGPPLSDKYAHY; from the exons ATGTCCTGGCGGATACAGATGGTGCTGTACGTTAGGCAGGCG gatgttctctttctctgtgtGAAGGTCGCGACGACTGATGATGATCCGATTAccgcacacagcacagcacataTCATCCACAGGCAACTCTACACCGTAGTACCACCGTTC AGATATCGAAGTGTAAGTTTGCTCTTGCTGATAAGTTTACGGCAAGCTTTTCACAATATCATTCACTTTTTCAGCACGCTCAAGATTCCGTTTCCGACCAAACGGGAAGCCGAGATAGCGTACCATGTGCTGCGTGTCGATAGTGAACCGAAGCGTAGCTTCATCAACAAATTTCTAAAACTAGAAGAGAACGTACTGCTGCTAGAATTGACCGGGGAACAGGCGAAAAACGTGCGCGTTGGTGTGACATCGTTTTGCGAACTGCTGATTCTTTGCTGTGAAACGCTCGACCAGTTTGGTCCACCGCTGTCGGACAAATACGCCCATTACTAA
- the LOC126556335 gene encoding uncharacterized protein LOC126556335 produces the protein MPEHTPAPTPGRAIYGFAVFLLFKTLFLMYVLWAFVPTAWFEMLGLTYLPDKYFALFIPIVALVAVTLFAFLIYPSLALSMMPDVDDRVTIADNSTIVRCEYRFPDGQICHQRVEDPFESGWYAKRHCSKHSSRHIETQRTVRVANFCDCPYEGQCLLRKDPEYLPTLRSKDPIPAVKDLSLSQVNRVLYRRCR, from the coding sequence ATGCCTGAACATACGCCGGCTCCAACGCCGGGCAGAGCAATTTACGGCTTTGCCGTGTTCCTTCTGTTTAAGACCCTATTCTTAATGTACGTCCTGTGGGCATTTGTTCCTACCGCGTGGTTCGAAATGCTTGGCTTAACGTATCTACCGGATAAATACTTTGCCCTCTTTATACCGATCGTTGCATTGGTTGCAGTGacattgtttgcttttttaataTATCCCTCACTGGCCCTGTCCATGATGCCCGACGTAGACGACCGCGTAACGATCGCCGATAACAGCACGATCGTAAGGTGCGAGTATCGCTTTCCGGACGGTCAAATCTGTCATCAGCGAGTGGAGGATCCGTTCGAAAGTGGATGGTATGCGAAACGACACTGTTCCAAGCATAGTTCCCGCCACATCGAAACCCAACGTACGGTACGTGTGGCCAACTTTTGTGACTGTCCGTATGAGGGACAGTGTCTGCTCCGGAAGGATCCTGAGTACTTACCAACACTACGGAGCAAAGATCCGATACCGGCCGTTAAGGATCTAAGCCTGTCACAGGTTAACCGCGTCCTATACCGACGATGTAGATAG
- the LOC126555972 gene encoding nucleolar GTP-binding protein 2, with protein sequence MPKVSSKSGPPRKMSLNKSTHSMNPDRPTEGLKGVAKPRTKATIKRLQMYRNFKAKRDRRGKIITPAPFQGWVSSGTVARVEPSPKWFANSRVISQKSLQKFQEEMGKAVKDPYKVIMKPTNLPITLLNESARYQRVHLLDTESYETVFGKKKLRKRPTLKVRDLEDLTKTAEESAEKYDETKDHDIERDDGGVKDAVREYIFAAGQSKRIWNELHKVVDSADVLLQVLDARDPMGTRSKYIETFLRKEKPHKHLFFILNKVDLVPIWVTQRWVAILSKEYPTIAFHASLTHPFGKGALINLLRQIGKLHVDKKQISVGFIGYPNVGKSSVINALRSKKVCKVAPIAGETKVWQYITLMKRIFLIDCPGVVYPTAETDTEKVLKAVVRVELVNNPEDYIEEVLKRIRKEYVVKTYGVSEWTDHIDFLEQIARKMGKLLKKGEPDVPTVAKMILNDWQRGRLPFYVAPEGFEIPKSFHEQQQKQLGQEVAEEGEQEELNQSLQGDEEQKSTYSGVTATPTIPDTVKKGRELFQIQDFRKIKVNLEFESEDVREIDKIDLELLEKLKEEKKAEAKAKRANRKKAAAGDGDEDSSGISDFYSEDEYDEEQGRVVHRSAKEKAHLTKKKQTPEEEDDAAAVEKAAEPETSTKKAVKLTSRQKRAIERAGKRKKIGSNFYETHNVKNRNRNKKAKMDD encoded by the coding sequence ATGCCGAAAGTGAGCTCCAAGTCGGGGCCACCCCGAAAGATGTCGTTGAACAAATCGACCCACTCCATGAACCCGGACCGGCCTACCGAGGGTCTCAAGGGGGTGGCCAAACCGCGTACGAAGGCAACGATCAAGCGGTTGCAAATGTACCGGAACTTTAAGGCGAAGCGTGACCGCCGAGGAAAAATCATCACCCCGGCACCGTTTCAGGGGTGGGTTAGCAGTGGTACGGTGGCTCGTGTCGAACCGTCCCCGAAGTGGTTTGCCAATTCGCGTGTCATCTCGCAGAAATCGTTGCAAAAGTTTCAGGAAGAGATGGGCAAAGCGGTAAAGGATCCGTACAAGGTGATCATGAAGCCTACCAATCTGCCGATTACGCTACTGAACGAATCGGCTCGCTATCAGCGGGTGCATCTGCTTGATACGGAAAGCTACGAAACGGTGTTTGGCAAGAAGAAACTGCGCAAACGGCCAACGCTGAAAGTACGGGATCTGGAGGACCTAACGAAGACGGCTGAAGAATCGGCTGAGAAGTACGATGAGACGAAGGATCACGATATTGAGCGTGATGATGGTGGGGTGAAGGATGCGGTGCGGGAGTACATTTTTGCTGCCGGCCAGAGCAAGCGTATCTGGAATGAGCTGCACAAGGTGGTCGATTCGGCGGACGTGTTGTTGCAGGTGCTGGATGCACGTGATCCGATGGGAACGCGCTCGAAGTACATCGAAACCTTCCTCCGGAAGGAAAAGCCACACAAGCATCTATTCTTCATCCTGAACAAGGTAGATTTGGTGCCGATTTGGGTAACGCAGCGCTGGGTGGCCATACTCAGCAAGGAGTATCCGACGATCGCTTTTCACGCCTCACTAACTCATCCGTTCGGTAAGGGAGCGCTGATCAATCTATTGCGCCAGATCGGCAAGCTGCACGTGGATAAGAAACAGATCAGTGTTGGTTTCATCGGGTACCCGAACGTGGGCAAATCGTCTGTCATTAATGCCCTGCGCAGCAAGAAGGTGTGTAAGGTCGCTCCAATTGCGGGTGAAACGAAGGTTTGGCAGTACATTACGCTGATGAAACGCATCTTCCTGATTGATTGTCCCGGTGTGGTGTACCCGACGGCGGAAACGGACACCGAGAAGGTGCTGAAGGCGGTGGTACGTGTTGAGCTGGTTAATAATCCGGAAGACTATATCGAGGAGGTGCTGAAGCGCATCCGCAAGGAGTACGTTGTGAAGACGTACGGTGTGTCGGAGTGGACGGATCATATTGATTTCCTTGAGCAGATAGCCCGCAAAATGGGCAAATTGCTCAAGAAGGGTGAACCGGATGTGCCAACCGTTGCGAAGATGATTCTGAACGATTGGCAGCGTGGTCGTTTACCGTTCTATGTTGCACCGGAAGGCTTTGAAATACCGAAATCGTTccacgagcagcagcaaaagcagctAGGACAGGAAGTAGCGGAAGAAGGGGAGCAAGAAGAATTGAATCAGTCGCTACAAGGGGACGAGGAGCAGAAGAGCACGTACTCGGGTGTAACAGCTACACCAACCATCCCGGACACCGTCAAGAAGGGTCGCGAGCTGTTCCAGATACAAGATTTCCGCAAGATTAAAGTTAACCTGGAGTTTGAAAGCGAAGACGTTCGCGAAATCGATAAGATCGATCTGGAGCTGCTGGAGAAGCTGAAGGAAGAGAAGAAAGCGGAAGCGAAGGCTAAGAGAGCCAATCGTAAGAAGGCTGCCGCTGGTGATGGCGATGAAGACTCGTCCGGTATTAGCGATTTCTACTCGGAGGACGAGTATGACGAAGAGCAGGGCAGGGTGGTGCATCGTAGCGCCAAGGAAAAGGCACATCTTACCAAGAAGAAACAGACAccggaggaggaggacgatgCAGCTGCAGTGGAAAAGGCGGCAGAACCAGAAACGAGCACGAAGAAAGCCGTTAAGCTTACCTCCCGACAGAAGCGTGCGATTGAGCGTGCCGGCAAGCGGAAAAAGATTGGCAGCAACTTCTACGAGACACACAACGTTAAGAATCGCAATCGAAACAAGAAGGCAAAAATGGACGATTGA